Sequence from the Actinocatenispora sera genome:
GGTCCGGGCGGGTCCGGCCGCCGTCGGCGGTCGGCAGCAGGTCGCGCTCGCGCAGCGCGGCCAGGCCGGCGGTACGCAGCGCGTCGGCGAGCGGCCCGGGTGGGAAACCGGCCGGCGGCAGCAGCCCGCGTACCGCGGGGGTGCCGGCGAGACCGGCGACCAGGTCGGCGTAGGCGGCCGCGCAGCGGTCGAGCACGAAGTCGGTCAGCGGCCCGGCCGGGATCGTCCGCCGGGACGCGGTCAGCGGGAACGACGCGATCAGCCGCACCGGCAGGCCGACCGGCTCGTCGGTCGGCGTCGGCGCGTGTACCATCTGGCCGCTCACCGGCACCGGCACCCACCCGCCCCCGTTCGGGCGGGCCCCCGGCTCGGCGGCACCGGTGGGACGGCCCACCGGCTCACCGACTCCGGTGTCGGCGGGCCGTGTGCTCGGGTCGCCGGTGTCGTCCGGCCCGCTCTCGGCGCTGCGCGCGGAGTGGTCGGCGGCCCCGAGCGCCGAGTCACCGGGGCCGGCGTCCGCACTGCGCGCGGAGTACTCGGCGGCCCGGAGCGCCGGCTCACCGGGGCCGGCTTCGGCGGGGCGTACGGGGACTGCGACCAGGACGGACCAGTCGGTGCGGGCGCGCTCCTCGACCGGGCGGTCGGCGAGCAGGTCGGCCGGTACGGAGCCGGCCGCGGTCGCGGTGCGCCAGCGCTGCTCGCGGCCGTCGTCGGTGAGCAGCACGTCGGCGCCGTCGGTCGCGCGGGTCACCACCCGGCCGTCGATGTCCACCGTGGACAGTTGAGGAAGCCCGAGCAGCAGCGCGGGCTCGAGGTCGGCGAGCCGGGTGCGTACCTCGGCGAGCGCCGCGTCGTCGCGCAGCGGCAGCACCACCTCGGTCGCGTACCCGTCCGGCGGTGCGGCGTCGACCGGCCAGGCCAGCCGCAGCACCGGAACCCGGCCGCCGCGGTGCCGCGCCTCCGCCGCCAGGTGCGGGACGTCGGCGATCGCCGCGGCGGTGTCCGCAGCGGAGAAGCGAACCCCGCCGCGCGCCGAGCGCAGCTGCGGCTCGTCGCTGATCGCCAGTACCGCGGCGAAGCCGACGCCGAACCGGCCGATGCCGGCGCCGTCGCGCTTCGCCGAGGCGCGCAGCGAGGTCAGCGCGTCGATCCCGGCCGCGGTCAGCGGCTCGCCGGTGTTCGCGGCGGACAGCGCGATACCACCGTCCACTGTGGGTACCAGTCGGAGCCGGAGCCGCCCCGGCACACCGGCGCGGGCCGCGGCGTCGGCGGCGTTCTGGGCCAGCTCCACCAGCAGCCGGTCGGCATAGCCGCCGAGATAGAGGTCCTCCTCGGCGTTCGCGTCCTCGCGGAACCGGGTCGGCGAGTCGGCCCACGCGGCCCGGATCGCATCCCGCCGCGCCGCCGTCCCGAACGGATCCCCGCCGCCACCGACCGGGTCCGCGGAGGCGGACGGGTCAGACACGTTCCACGGACGCGTCGTCGTAGACGGTGGTCAGCGCGTCGATGGTGGGCACCTGGTCGGGCACCACCTCGGAGTGCGCCCCGCAGCCATGGTCGGCGCTGACGGCGCGGCCGTCGTCCGGCGCGAACAGGTTGCCGCACACCCCGAACATCGCCCGCAGCGAGCCGGCGACCGGCAGGTAGAACCCGCAGGTACCGCAGCGGGCGTGGCGCGGCGCGGCCTCGGCGATCGGGGCGTGCGGGCCGTGGTCCGACTCGTACCACCGCTCGGCGGTCTCCAACCGCCCCTCCCGGCTCATCACCCGGCTGCGGCCCAGCCCCAGCTCGTACGCGGTCTCCTCGACCGCCGGGTCGTCCGACTCCAGGTAGCCGGGGGCGAGCCGGTCGTCGTCCGGCACCGTGGTCATCACGTCGCCGACGCCGAGGTCGCCGGGCTGCAGCCGCTCCTGCCACGGCACCCAGGTCGGCGCCATGATCGCGTCCGGGCCGGGCAGCAGCGCCGTCTCGCAGACGGTCACGTGCTTGCTGCGGATCACCCGGGTCACGGTCGCCGCGTACCGCCAGCCGCGGTAGCCGGGCAGCAGGCACTCGAACAGGTGCATCACCAGCCGCTCGCCCTCGGCCCGGGCACCCAGGTGCTCGCCGACGTTGGCGCCGCCGGCCGGATCGGTCTCGGCCAGCGCCGCCCGGGCCAGCTCGACCGCCTCGGCGCAGGCGGCGTCGAGCCGGATCGACCGGCGGCGGGGGGTCGGCGCGGATTCCGCGGGCTGAGTGGTCACACCCCCATTGTCGCCCAACCGCCGCCCGCCGTACCCCGCACCCCGGTACCGGCGTTCCGGCCAACCGGGTGCGACCGCGCTCACAGCGACAGCCGTGACATCCGCGGCCGGTCGCCCGTCTTCCTCACGAACGCGCCGGCACACCGGCGCCCCATCGAAGGAGGAACCGTGCGGGTATTCGTCGCCGGTGCGACCGGCGTGGTCGGCCGTCAGCTGCTGCCGCTGCTCGCCGAGGTCGGCCACGAACCGATCGGGATGGCACGCTCGGCCGCGGCGGACGACCGGGTCCGGCAACTCGGCGGCCGGCCGGTCCGCGCCGACGCCCTGGATGCGGACGCGGTCGCCCAGGCGGTCCGTATCACCGCACCGGACGCGATCGTGAACATGCTGACCGCGATTCCGGCGAAGGTGGACAGCCGGCACCTGGCGCGGGACTTCGCCGCCACCAACCGGCTGCGTACCGAGGGCACCCGGAACCTGCTCGCCGCGGCGCGGCGCGCCGGCGTGCCGCGGGTGATCGCGCAGGGCCTGGCCTACGCGTACGAGCCGGGGGACGGGGTGGCGAACGAGGACAGCCCGCTGTGGGCGAAGCCGCCGAGCCAGTTCGTCCCGGTCCTCGACGCGCTGCGCGACCTGGAACGGCAGACCACCGCGGCCGGCGGCCTGGTGCTGCGGCTGGGCCACCTGTACGGGCCGGGCTCGACGTTCGCCGCGGACGGCATGTTCACCCGGCAGGCGGCCGCCGGCAAGCTGCCGATCGTCGGCGGTGGCACCGCCACGTACTCGTTCCTGCACGGCGCGGACGCCGCCAGCGCGATCGTCGCCGCGCTCGACCGGCCGGTACGCGGGGTGCTGAACGTGGTCGACGACGACCCCGCGCCGGTACACGAGTGGCTCCCCGCGCTGGCCCGGATCGTCGGCGGGCCGGCGCCGAAGCGGGTACCCGCCGGGCTGGCCCGGCTGGCCGCCGGCGCCTGGGGGGTGGCGTTCCTGACCCGGCTGCGCGGCGCCGACAACGCCCGCGCCCGGTTGTCGCTGGACTGGCGGCCGCGGTACGCGTCGTGGCGGGACGGCTTCGCCGCCGAGTTGACCAGGACCGCCGATGTCTCCGCATGATGGAGTGGTGAGCGACGAGTTCGAGGACCACCGCCGGCTGCTGCTCGGCCTCGGCTACCGGATGACCGGCAGCATGTGGGACGCCGAGGACCTGGTGCAGGAGGCGTACCTGCGGTGGCGCCGCACCGACCGCAGCCAGGTACGCGACGTGCGCGCGTTCCTGATGACCGTGGTGTCCCGGCTCGCGCTGGACCAGCTGCGCTCGGCGCGGGCGAAGCGGGAGATCTACCCGGGCCCGTGGCTGCCGGAGCCGGTGGCGACCGGCGCGCTCGACCCGCTGGACTCCGCCGAGCTGCGTGACACCGTCTCGTACGCGACGATGCACCTGCTGGAGCGGCTGTCCCCGCCGGAGCGCGCGGTGTTCCTGCTGCGCGAGGCGTTCGCGCTGCCGTACGACCGGATCGCGGAGATGCTCGACCTGACCGCCGGCGCCTGCCGGCAGATGCACCACCGGGCCACCCGGCGGCTCGCCGGCGGGCCGGACCGGTACCAGCCGTCCGCGGACGAGCACCGGGAGATCCTGACCAGGTTCCTCGCCGCCGCCCGCAGCGGCGACATGGCGCAGCTGACCGCCCTGCTCGCCGAGGACGTCACCGCCTGGAACGACGGCGGCGGCAAGGTACGGGCGGCGCTGCGGCCGGTGCGCGGCCGGGACAACGTGCTCGCGTTCGTGGCCGGGCTGGTCGCCCGGTACCCGATCGGCCGGGCGGAGATCGTCGAGGTGAACGGATCGGTCGCGATGCGGCTGAGCATCGACGGCGGCGAGCAGGTTTTCGCGGCATCCGTGCGGGACGGCCGCATCCACGAACTGTTCGCGGTGCTCAACCCGGACAAGCTGCGGCACGTCGACCCGGGCACCGGCTGATCGGGCCGGGGCTTCGCGCAGTGCCGCGACGGAGCGGTTGCGCAGCTCGGCCGGACGCAGGGCCGGGACGCTGTCAGCGTCGTTCGCGCTGACAGGAGGGTCACGTGCCGGTTTCGATCGTGGTCCGGGCGGACGGTCCGCGACTACCGTCCGGTGCGGGCGAGCGCGGTGCCGGCCAACCGGCACGCCTCCTGACCATCCACAGTGGACAGACGGGGTCGGCCCGCACCGAACGTCCAGGACCGGCCGTCCGGGGCCGACGGCGCGAGCCGTCGCGTCGAGCGCCGCGCAACGGCGCCAGGTGTCCCACCACGATCGAGACCACGACACGCCACGGGGAGAGTTCATGCGCAACCGGATCCAGCTCGCGATGGCGGCGGTGGTGGCGATCACCGCCGCCCTGGCCGCGACCGTGCCGGCTGGCGCGACGGCGACCGTGCCGGCGGGCGCGACCGCGGGCGTCACGGCGGGCGACACCCGGACATTCCACGACTCGTTCGACGGCGCCCACGACGCCGACCCGGGGTACGGCTTGAACGACGGCCTGGCCGGCCGGCAGGGCACCGGCGGCGTGACGTACACCCGGGTGTCCGGTCTGTGGAACACCGGCACCGCACCGCGACCGTGGTACTCGCAGGTCAACCACCCCGAGCACGCCGACACCCTGTCGTTCTTCCAGGGCACCTCGGCGGTCCGGATGGACGCTCCGGTGGTCGCCACCGACGACGCCACGTCGGTGGCGGCGACCCTGACGCCGGTGGTGGGCAGCACCACCTCGGGTGCCTGGTCCTCGATCGTGCTCAGCCACGACGCCAGGAGCTGGGGCTACGTCAGCAACGCCGACGTGGACCTGTCGGTACTCGTGCGGTCCGACGGGAGCGTCCAGGTGCATCAGGCCGGCACCCTGGTGCGCAACCTCCCCGACTTCGCGTCCGGTGGCACCTACCGGGTGAGGCTCTCGGTGACCGGGCAGACGCTCCACCTCAGCGTCGACGACGCCACCACGACGGTGCCACTGCCGGCGGCGGTGCCGGACCGGACCTGGCTGTTCCTCGGCCGGTACGGCAGCAACGAAACGGACGTCTCCACGGTCGACGACCTGGCGGCCGGGGCCGTCGACAGCACCGCGCTGCGCCGACCGGCCGGCTCGCACCTGCGCTACACCGGCTACTTCGCGGCGCGCCAGACCCGCGACGGCGGCAACCACCTGGACGAGGTCGCCGGGCGCTCGAACCTCGACTTCGTCACCATCAGCGATGCCGACAAGTACCGGCCGGAGGAACTGCAACGCTGCGCGCCGAAGTCCTGCGTGGTCTACACCGGCAACGAGTTCTTCCAGTGCTCGTCCACCGCCTGCCCGCTGTACCCGAACGCGGCGGACCGCTGGGCCACGCTCGCCGAGCAGGTCCGCCCGTACCTGGACCGGATCGCCGCGTTCTCCGTCCTCGACGAGCCGTACTGGCGGCACGCGAGCTACGACGACGTCGCCACCTCGGCGAACCTGGTCAAGAAGACCTACCCGGACATCCCGGTGCTGCTCAACGAGGCCGGACCCGCCGTGACCGACACGTTCCGCGTACCCGACCAGGTGGACTGGGTCGCGTTCGACTGGTACTGCCAGTCCCCGACCCGCATCGACGCGACCCTCGACACCCTCGAACGGCAGGTGCCGGACCGGGCCGGACGGGAGCTGTTCCTGTTCGCCGAGGCGACCCCGATCTGCGCCGGCCAGACCGACCAGTCCGTGGCCGCCGGACTCGACCAGTACCGGCGGATCGCCGAGGCGCACCCGCGGGTGGCCGGCCTGCTCCTGTTCGGGCCGTGGACCGGGGTCGGCCCCGACTCGCCGGGGCCCGGGAAGCCGACCCCGTCGCAGTACCCGCTGTCCACCGACGCGCAGGAGCGGCTGGCGGCGCGCATCCTCGGTGACACCAACTGACCTCTCGCACTCGGGCGATGGCCGACCCGCCACCGCACGACGCCGGCACGCCTCCCCGTGCCCTCGCGGACCGGCCGCTGGCCCCAACCGGGCCTGGCGGCCGGCCGGTCGCCCCCGTTCGACCACAGAGATGGCCCGGCTGCCCTCCGTGCGTCAGGATGGGGGGCATGTCCTGGCTGCGTCCGGTTGCCGTCGTGCTGCGGTTGATCGTGCGCTGTGTGACCGGGGTCGTCGGCGGGGTCGAGTGGCTGACCCGCAAGACGGCGGGCCGGGTGCGGTCCGCGCGCGACCGCGGCGGCGCCGGCGACACCGGGATGATCCGGCTGCTCGACCTGCACGCCGCGTCCTGCGCCGGCGACGCGCTGGTCGCGATCGGCCTGGCCGGCACGATCTTCTTCGCCGGCGCCACCAGCGACGCCCGGACCAAGGTCGCGCTCTACCTGCTCGTCACGATGGCGCCGTTCGCCCTGCTGGCGCCGGTGGTCGGGCCGCTGCTCGACCGGTTCCGGCACGGCCGGCGCTACGCGCTCGCGGTGACGTTCCTCGGCCGGGCGTTCCTGGCCTGGGTGATCTCCGACCAGATGAACACGATCGCACTGTACCCGGCCGCGTTCGGCGTGCTGGTGCTGTCCCGCTCGTACGGGGTGGCCCGGTCGGCCGCGGTGCCCCGGCTGCTGCCGCGCCGGCTCGGCCTGGTCGAGGCCGGCGCCCGCGCCTCCCTGTTCGGTACGGTCGCCGGCGGCGTCATCGGCGCGATCGGGGTGGCGCTGGCCTGGCTCGGCCCGCAGTGGCCGCTGCGGCTCGCGACGGTGGTGTTCGTCTTCGGCATGGTGGTGACGCTGCGGCTGCCGCCGAAGGCCGACTCCGAACCGCCGGAGACGCCACCGCGCATCTTCCAGATCTTCCGCTCGGTCGGCATCAAGGTGCTGACCGGCCGGCTGGTGTGGGCCGCGCTCGCCGGCAGCGCCACCCTGCGCGCCGGGTACGGCTTCCTCACTCTGTTCCTCGCGTTCCGGATCCGGGAGGGCGACTTCGCCCTGCGCATAGCCGGGTACCAGTTGCCGCAGACCGCGCTGCTGGCCGTGGTGATCGGCGGTCTCGGCGCCGGTTCGTTCCTCGCCACCGCGGTGTGCACCCGGCTGACCATCCGCCGGCCGCTGCTGCTGCAGGCGATCGGGCTGGGGCTGACCGGCCTCGCCGGGATCGCCGCCACGCTCTTCTACACCGCCTGGACGGCGGCGGCGCTGTGCCTGCTCACCGCGTTCTGCTCGGGCGTGGCGAAGCTGTCGGTGGACGCGATCATCCAGGAGCGCATCGGCGAGCGGCTGCGCGCGTCGGCGTTCTCGCACTCGGAGACGCTGCTGATGCTGGCGTTCGTGCTCGGCGGCGCGATCGGCCTGATCCCGCTCGGCGGTACCACCGGGATCGCGATCCTCGCCGCCGGCGTGCTGGCCGCCGCGGTGCGGGTCGGCTGGTGGGCCCGGTCGCTGCGGGCCGAGCGGCTGCACGGCGTCCCGCACCGGGCACCGGAGGACGAGATCGCGACCGAACGGGTCGAGCCGGCGGCGCCGCCGCGGGACCGGGCGCAGCCAGGTCCCGGTCCCGACCGGGTTGCCGACCGGGGAGCGCGGCGCGTCGACGCCGACGCGGGCTCGCCGGCCGGGGCCACCCGGCGGATGCCGGGGGCCACCACCTCGGCGGCCGACGAGTCGGACACCGAGCCGCTCGTCCCGCCCGGCTACCACCTCTACCGCCCGCGCCGCGACCCGCCACCGCGGGGCTGACGCCCGCGGCGGCCCGATCGCCCGGTCCGTCCGGCGTGCCGGGGTGGCCCGGACCCCCACGGAGGTCCGGGCACGCGTGGCAGGGCCGGGTCCGCGGCGGGTCAGGGGCGCTGGGTGGCGAGCCAGTCGTCGAACGAGGTCGGCGCGATCTCGGCGTCCGGCCCCGGCAGCAGCACCTCACCGGCCATCGATGCGTCGAAGATCCCGTTCTGCCAGGTCGGTACGAGCCGGATCGACTCACCGCGGGCCGCGAACGTCCGGCGCGCCATGTCGACCATGTCCTCGGTCGTCGGCCCGGCGAGGTCGCGGCGGCGGCCGACCGGCGCGCCGGTGGCGACCCGGGCCAGGACGGCCGCGACGTCGGCCGGGTCGACCGGCTGCAGCAGCAGCGGCGCGATCGGCGCCACCCCGTCCACCGCGAGCCAGCCGGCGACCATCGCCGCGAAGTCGTGGAACTGCGTCGCCGGCACGATGCTGTACGGCACCGGGCCGGCGGCGACGACGTCCTCCTGGGCGCGCTTGCCCGCGTAGTGCGCGTTGCCGGGCACGTCGTGCACGCCGGCGATGGACAGCACGACGTGATGGCCGATCCCGGCCCGCTGCTC
This genomic interval carries:
- a CDS encoding SDR family oxidoreductase, producing MRIAVAGASGHIGTLVQDELTRAGHQVVPMSRRHGVDVRTGEGLAAALAGADAVLDVTSNESTEEAETVGFFTEAGRSLLAAEQRAGIGHHVVLSIAGVHDVPGNAHYAGKRAQEDVVAAGPVPYSIVPATQFHDFAAMVAGWLAVDGVAPIAPLLLQPVDPADVAAVLARVATGAPVGRRRDLAGPTTEDMVDMARRTFAARGESIRLVPTWQNGIFDASMAGEVLLPGPDAEIAPTSFDDWLATQRP
- a CDS encoding DUF3027 domain-containing protein; the protein is MGDNGGVTTQPAESAPTPRRRSIRLDAACAEAVELARAALAETDPAGGANVGEHLGARAEGERLVMHLFECLLPGYRGWRYAATVTRVIRSKHVTVCETALLPGPDAIMAPTWVPWQERLQPGDLGVGDVMTTVPDDDRLAPGYLESDDPAVEETAYELGLGRSRVMSREGRLETAERWYESDHGPHAPIAEAAPRHARCGTCGFYLPVAGSLRAMFGVCGNLFAPDDGRAVSADHGCGAHSEVVPDQVPTIDALTTVYDDASVERV
- a CDS encoding NAD-dependent epimerase/dehydratase family protein codes for the protein MRVFVAGATGVVGRQLLPLLAEVGHEPIGMARSAAADDRVRQLGGRPVRADALDADAVAQAVRITAPDAIVNMLTAIPAKVDSRHLARDFAATNRLRTEGTRNLLAAARRAGVPRVIAQGLAYAYEPGDGVANEDSPLWAKPPSQFVPVLDALRDLERQTTAAGGLVLRLGHLYGPGSTFAADGMFTRQAAAGKLPIVGGGTATYSFLHGADAASAIVAALDRPVRGVLNVVDDDPAPVHEWLPALARIVGGPAPKRVPAGLARLAAGAWGVAFLTRLRGADNARARLSLDWRPRYASWRDGFAAELTRTADVSA
- a CDS encoding MFS transporter, with the protein product MSWLRPVAVVLRLIVRCVTGVVGGVEWLTRKTAGRVRSARDRGGAGDTGMIRLLDLHAASCAGDALVAIGLAGTIFFAGATSDARTKVALYLLVTMAPFALLAPVVGPLLDRFRHGRRYALAVTFLGRAFLAWVISDQMNTIALYPAAFGVLVLSRSYGVARSAAVPRLLPRRLGLVEAGARASLFGTVAGGVIGAIGVALAWLGPQWPLRLATVVFVFGMVVTLRLPPKADSEPPETPPRIFQIFRSVGIKVLTGRLVWAALAGSATLRAGYGFLTLFLAFRIREGDFALRIAGYQLPQTALLAVVIGGLGAGSFLATAVCTRLTIRRPLLLQAIGLGLTGLAGIAATLFYTAWTAAALCLLTAFCSGVAKLSVDAIIQERIGERLRASAFSHSETLLMLAFVLGGAIGLIPLGGTTGIAILAAGVLAAAVRVGWWARSLRAERLHGVPHRAPEDEIATERVEPAAPPRDRAQPGPGPDRVADRGARRVDADAGSPAGATRRMPGATTSAADESDTEPLVPPGYHLYRPRRDPPPRG
- the sigJ gene encoding RNA polymerase sigma factor SigJ, whose translation is MSDEFEDHRRLLLGLGYRMTGSMWDAEDLVQEAYLRWRRTDRSQVRDVRAFLMTVVSRLALDQLRSARAKREIYPGPWLPEPVATGALDPLDSAELRDTVSYATMHLLERLSPPERAVFLLREAFALPYDRIAEMLDLTAGACRQMHHRATRRLAGGPDRYQPSADEHREILTRFLAAARSGDMAQLTALLAEDVTAWNDGGGKVRAALRPVRGRDNVLAFVAGLVARYPIGRAEIVEVNGSVAMRLSIDGGEQVFAASVRDGRIHELFAVLNPDKLRHVDPGTG